One Pirellulales bacterium genomic region harbors:
- a CDS encoding prepilin peptidase — MATQTYILLGWLFVLGAIIGSFLNVVIYRLPRGLSLQRPGSHCPKCGHAIRWYDNVPVFGWLWLRGHCRDCGATISARYPLVELTVGLMFLALGWIDWAGPQQRALEADEVAAVQAAVQAAPHIAPTDLSHGKLAALPYAARFTYHLLLLCVLFCAALIDIDGQLLPRRLITWPAGVGILLAMFWPTVQAFPLWHSLPAAPEWISFRALATSFVGMLMAVIMRLAVLDHMGLKRPREMGLLNSTLALYAVGAFLGWQAVLVIGGLANTWSLAKPSAPTKNVLARIQPTAVVYFGALVWCLVEGPLAAWVHSW; from the coding sequence ATGGCAACACAAACCTACATCTTGCTCGGGTGGCTGTTCGTCCTGGGGGCGATTATCGGCAGTTTTTTGAACGTGGTGATTTATCGGCTGCCGCGGGGCTTGAGTTTGCAGCGCCCCGGTTCGCACTGCCCAAAATGCGGCCACGCGATCCGCTGGTACGACAACGTGCCGGTTTTTGGCTGGCTGTGGTTGCGGGGCCATTGCCGCGATTGCGGGGCGACCATTTCGGCGCGCTATCCACTGGTGGAATTGACGGTCGGCCTGATGTTTTTGGCGCTGGGCTGGATCGATTGGGCCGGGCCGCAGCAACGGGCGCTTGAAGCGGATGAGGTCGCGGCGGTTCAAGCCGCTGTCCAAGCCGCGCCGCATATCGCTCCAACAGACCTTTCGCACGGCAAGCTGGCAGCACTTCCGTATGCTGCGAGATTTACGTATCATCTGCTGCTGTTGTGCGTGCTGTTCTGCGCGGCGTTGATCGACATCGACGGTCAGCTGCTGCCGCGACGGTTGATCACGTGGCCCGCCGGCGTCGGAATTTTATTGGCGATGTTTTGGCCGACGGTGCAAGCGTTTCCACTGTGGCATTCCCTGCCGGCGGCTCCGGAGTGGATTAGCTTTCGGGCTTTAGCAACATCGTTCGTCGGCATGCTAATGGCGGTAATCATGCGGTTGGCGGTTCTGGATCACATGGGTTTGAAGCGGCCGCGCGAAATGGGTTTGTTAAACAGCACCTTGGCGCTGTATGCCGTGGGCGCGTTTTTGGGCTGGCAGGCGGTGTTGGTGATTGGCGGGTTGGCGAATACCTGGTCGTTGGCTAAACCATCAGCGCCCACAAAAAATGTGCTTGCGCGAATTCAGCCCACGGCCGTGGTGTATTTCGGCGCGCTGGTCTGGTGCCTGGTGGAAGGGCCACTGGCTGCGTGGGTGCATTCGTGGTAG
- a CDS encoding RsmD family RNA methyltransferase has product MPTQPPKSQTPQSKSDSPPRIIGGSLRGRKLIYTGDPRTRPMKDRAREGLFNLLADAVKGKHAVDLFAGTGALGLEAISRGAAGATLVERHFPTADILRQNAAALGVEAQCTILPANTLLWPQRWPQLPATPWLVFCSPPYDFYIQHTDEMLALVNGLIERALPLSIFCLEADTRFDFATLPQAHQWNVHTYPPAVIGIWEKITSSTPPQQP; this is encoded by the coding sequence GTGCCCACCCAACCGCCAAAATCTCAAACGCCGCAGTCGAAATCCGATTCGCCCCCCCGGATTATTGGCGGTTCGCTGCGCGGACGGAAACTCATTTACACCGGCGATCCTCGCACCCGACCCATGAAAGATCGGGCCCGCGAGGGCCTGTTCAACCTGCTAGCCGATGCCGTGAAGGGCAAACACGCGGTCGATCTGTTTGCCGGAACCGGCGCGTTGGGGTTGGAGGCCATCAGCCGCGGCGCCGCTGGCGCTACGCTGGTCGAGCGGCATTTTCCCACGGCCGATATTCTCCGGCAAAATGCAGCGGCATTGGGCGTGGAAGCGCAATGTACGATTCTGCCGGCCAACACGCTGCTGTGGCCCCAGCGCTGGCCCCAGTTGCCCGCCACACCCTGGCTTGTGTTTTGTTCGCCGCCGTACGATTTCTACATTCAGCACACCGACGAAATGCTCGCGTTGGTGAATGGCCTGATCGAACGCGCTTTGCCCCTAAGCATCTTCTGTTTGGAAGCCGATACACGGTTCGATTTCGCCACGCTCCCCCAAGCCCACCAGTGGAATGTGCATACATATCCGCCCGCCGTTATCGGCATCTGGGAAAAAATCACGTCATCCACGCCGCCCCAGCAGCCGTAG
- a CDS encoding peptidylprolyl isomerase produces the protein MKRWGTLVLAGLVWCGTQLPLMAADTVAAKSDGKQSSAADASGKPTNADAGTEYRQLLDQWRAALAVVANVQAQLRVAGPQKPDALAIQYATVVAQADALVPPLQAAAEKAYAADDKNPELGLLLYNMAVNNLRIDNYEEAWQLAKLLIDHHYSDQSIYRVAATTAFATMRLDEAKKYLEALGGGNIPNEGDLKALEAEIEHYRPMWLREQKLRQAETKADDLPRVKLHTTKGDIVLELFESEAPNTVANFISLVEKGLYDGTQFHRVLPGFMAQGGDPLSKDAEKNMGRIGTGGPGYTIADECKLPNHREHFAGTLSMAHTAAPDSGGSQFFITFAPTPQLDGLHTVFGRVLEGTDVLTRLQRINPDWERDHPSSVPVDKILKAEVLRKRNHPYEPKTIEQK, from the coding sequence ATGAAACGCTGGGGAACGCTGGTCCTTGCCGGTTTAGTGTGGTGCGGAACCCAGTTGCCGCTAATGGCGGCAGACACAGTCGCTGCTAAAAGCGATGGCAAGCAATCCAGTGCGGCCGATGCCAGCGGAAAGCCGACGAACGCGGACGCGGGGACGGAATATCGCCAATTGTTGGACCAGTGGCGGGCGGCGCTGGCCGTTGTGGCCAATGTGCAAGCGCAACTTCGGGTGGCCGGGCCGCAGAAACCAGATGCTCTTGCAATACAGTATGCCACGGTGGTGGCTCAAGCCGATGCTTTGGTGCCGCCTTTGCAAGCCGCCGCGGAAAAGGCCTATGCCGCGGACGACAAAAATCCAGAGTTGGGTTTGCTGTTGTACAACATGGCGGTGAATAATTTGCGAATCGACAATTACGAGGAAGCCTGGCAACTGGCGAAGCTGCTGATCGATCATCACTATTCGGACCAAAGCATTTATCGCGTGGCGGCGACCACGGCCTTTGCCACGATGCGATTGGACGAGGCAAAAAAATATCTGGAAGCGCTGGGGGGCGGCAATATTCCGAACGAGGGCGATTTGAAAGCGCTGGAGGCCGAAATCGAGCATTATCGCCCCATGTGGCTGCGAGAACAAAAACTGCGCCAAGCGGAAACCAAAGCCGATGACTTGCCCCGAGTAAAATTGCATACTACGAAGGGGGACATCGTCTTGGAATTGTTCGAGAGCGAAGCGCCCAACACCGTGGCCAACTTCATCAGCCTGGTCGAGAAGGGACTGTACGACGGGACGCAATTCCATCGCGTGCTGCCGGGCTTTATGGCCCAAGGGGGTGATCCGCTCAGCAAGGACGCCGAAAAAAATATGGGGCGCATCGGGACCGGCGGCCCGGGTTACACCATTGCTGACGAATGCAAATTGCCCAACCACCGCGAGCATTTTGCCGGCACGCTCAGCATGGCGCACACGGCGGCGCCTGACTCCGGTGGCTCGCAATTCTTCATCACGTTTGCTCCCACGCCGCAACTGGACGGGTTACATACCGTGTTTGGGCGAGTGCTCGAAGGAACGGATGTGCTGACGCGGCTCCAGCGAATCAATCCCGACTGGGAAAGGGACCATCCGTCCAGTGTGCCGGTTGACAAAATTCTCAAAGCCGAAGTGCTGCGCAAGCGCAATCATCCGTACGAACCGAAAACGATCGAGCAAAAATGA
- a CDS encoding UbiD family decarboxylase, producing the protein MGYRNLRECIHDLAASRQLVRVDEEVDANLEAAEIHRRVNQAGGPAVLYTQVKGCTFPMVSNLFGTIERARYIFRDSLDSVRRLVEMKIDPRAVLQEPSQWLGAARTALTLLPKRVKSGPVLEHETTIDRLPQLKCWPGDGGAFITLPLVYTEDANRPGWRHSNLGMYRVQLSGGQYRLNEEVGLHYQIHRGIGVHHAVSVRRGEPLKVTIFVGGAPAMMLAAVMPLPEGLPEISFAGALGRRRIPLIDPDSTLARLPIYAEADFCICGSVDPHRTLPEGPFGDHLGYYSLAHEFPVLRVQRVYHRTGAIWPFTVVGRPPQEDTVFGQLIHEISGPIIPTVIAGVRAVHAVDAAGVHPLLLAIGSERYTPYSEPGRPQELLTQANAILGQGQLSLAKYLFIANSSDDPQLDVRNVTAFFAHVLRRIDWRRDLHFQTCTTIDTLDYSGGRLNEGSKVVIAAAGPVRRELPTELPADLRLPHGFRNPRVCSPGVLAIEGPKYAPGGEVDKTITAFCAGIGLSESINQFPLIVAVDDSAFTAASLANFLWVTFTRSNPAVDIDGIGSFTENKHWGCTGALVIDARLKPHHAPPLEPDPEVVRRVDKLFAAGGLLHGIG; encoded by the coding sequence ATGGGTTACCGCAATTTACGTGAATGCATTCATGATTTGGCCGCCTCGCGCCAATTGGTGCGGGTGGACGAGGAAGTCGACGCCAATCTGGAAGCTGCGGAAATTCACCGCCGGGTGAATCAGGCGGGCGGCCCGGCCGTGCTATACACACAGGTGAAGGGGTGCACATTCCCAATGGTGTCGAATTTATTCGGCACTATCGAGCGGGCCCGATACATATTTCGCGATTCGCTGGATAGCGTGCGGCGGCTTGTCGAAATGAAAATTGATCCCCGCGCTGTGTTGCAAGAACCCTCGCAATGGTTGGGGGCGGCCCGAACGGCGCTCACGCTGTTGCCCAAACGTGTGAAGAGTGGCCCGGTATTGGAGCATGAAACCACGATCGACCGACTGCCGCAGCTTAAATGTTGGCCGGGCGATGGCGGCGCGTTCATCACGCTGCCGCTGGTTTATACCGAAGATGCCAACCGCCCCGGCTGGCGGCATTCGAACTTGGGCATGTATCGGGTGCAGCTTTCCGGCGGCCAATATCGGCTAAACGAAGAAGTTGGCTTGCACTACCAAATTCATCGCGGCATTGGCGTGCATCATGCAGTTTCTGTGCGGCGGGGAGAACCATTGAAAGTGACCATTTTTGTCGGCGGAGCGCCGGCCATGATGTTGGCCGCAGTGATGCCGCTGCCGGAAGGGTTGCCGGAAATTTCGTTTGCCGGCGCGCTGGGGCGGCGGCGGATTCCACTGATCGATCCGGATTCTACGCTGGCACGCTTACCGATTTACGCCGAAGCCGATTTCTGCATTTGCGGCTCGGTCGATCCCCACCGCACTTTGCCCGAGGGGCCGTTTGGCGATCACTTGGGTTATTACAGTCTGGCGCATGAATTTCCGGTGCTGCGTGTGCAGCGGGTGTATCATCGTACCGGCGCGATTTGGCCGTTCACCGTAGTCGGCCGACCGCCACAGGAAGATACCGTCTTCGGTCAGTTGATTCACGAAATCAGCGGGCCGATTATTCCGACAGTGATTGCCGGCGTGCGGGCCGTGCATGCAGTCGATGCAGCCGGCGTGCATCCGCTGCTATTGGCCATCGGCAGCGAGCGCTACACGCCTTACTCCGAGCCGGGCCGACCGCAAGAATTGCTCACGCAGGCAAATGCCATTTTGGGTCAGGGACAATTGTCGCTTGCCAAGTATTTGTTTATTGCAAACAGCAGCGATGATCCGCAATTGGATGTTCGCAACGTGACCGCGTTTTTTGCACACGTGCTGCGGCGAATCGATTGGCGGCGCGATTTGCATTTTCAAACTTGTACGACCATCGACACGTTGGATTACTCGGGCGGCCGGTTGAACGAGGGTTCCAAAGTCGTGATTGCGGCCGCGGGGCCGGTGCGGCGGGAGTTGCCGACGGAACTGCCAGCCGATTTGCGCTTGCCCCATGGATTCAGAAATCCGCGAGTTTGCTCGCCCGGCGTGTTGGCGATTGAGGGACCGAAATACGCGCCCGGCGGCGAAGTTGATAAAACCATCACGGCGTTTTGTGCAGGAATCGGGCTGAGTGAATCGATCAATCAGTTCCCGCTGATTGTGGCTGTCGACGACAGTGCGTTCACCGCGGCTTCGCTGGCCAACTTCCTGTGGGTCACATTTACGCGCAGCAATCCGGCGGTCGATATCGACGGGATCGGTTCGTTCACCGAAAACAAACATTGGGGTTGCACGGGGGCGCTGGTGATCGACGCCCGGCTCAAGCCGCATCATGCCCCGCCACTGGAACCCGATCCGGAAGTGGTCCGACGGGTCGACAAATTGTTTGCTGCCGGCGGTCTGCTGCATGGAATCGGCTGA
- a CDS encoding sigma-70 family RNA polymerase sigma factor has product MDDGRMAQVEAVYRSHAPALLRYLQRNFASCACAEDLLQETFLRWLSRSEAEQTTASPRAFLFGIARHVGLTAARRSRRKTTEAIGEVAARPQTETDADLQRMQTAIATLPQQIRETLELRLRDELSYEEIAAALEIPVGTVRSRLHNALQLLRAAMT; this is encoded by the coding sequence ATGGATGATGGCCGGATGGCGCAAGTTGAGGCCGTTTATCGCAGCCACGCTCCCGCATTGTTGCGTTATTTGCAACGAAACTTTGCCTCCTGCGCCTGTGCCGAAGACTTGCTTCAGGAAACCTTTCTGCGCTGGCTGAGCCGGAGCGAAGCCGAACAGACCACCGCTTCGCCGCGGGCATTTTTGTTCGGCATTGCGCGGCATGTGGGCCTGACGGCGGCGCGGCGGTCTCGGCGGAAAACGACAGAAGCCATTGGCGAAGTGGCCGCCCGGCCGCAGACAGAAACCGATGCCGATTTGCAACGCATGCAGACGGCCATCGCCACGCTTCCCCAGCAAATTCGCGAGACGTTGGAGCTGCGCCTGCGTGATGAACTGTCGTACGAAGAAATCGCCGCCGCGCTGGAAATACCCGTTGGCACCGTCCGTTCCCGGCTGCACAACGCCCTGCAACTGCTGCGCGCTGCAATGACCTAG
- a CDS encoding leucyl aminopeptidase has translation MNIILCSTPLAQTAADAVVLGIFANEKPSDGKAPPAVAAADKATDGLLSKLIEREEIAGKKFELTPLLAPPGIAAGQLLVVGLGEREKFNPGVSFRAAAAAAKQLAGKKRKTVAFFLGDTKADQTEAAVAGAIVGCQGQDLYRAEKKRQPFGEILWAGSDEKTLAAGTAIGESMNLTRRLVNEPPDNIYPETFATQAREVAKAHNLACEIWDQARLEKERCGSLLAVARGSAREARLVILRYHGGSPDAPKLALVGKGVTFDSGGLSLKPTDGMLTMKCDMAGAATVLGAMQAIARLKLPINVVGLMGLVENMTGPAAFKLGDVLTARSGKTIEVHNTDAEGRLVLADVLNVALDEKPAKIIDLATLTGACMVALGTETVGAMTNNQPWCDTVLDAARRVGEPAWQLPMTPEIYDEQIKSDVADIKNVGEGRWGGAITAAKFLEQFVHDVPWTHLDIAGPAFLEKPKPWSDGGASACMLRTLVAVARRWK, from the coding sequence ATGAACATCATACTTTGCTCAACGCCGCTGGCCCAAACGGCCGCCGACGCCGTCGTGCTGGGTATTTTCGCCAACGAGAAACCATCTGACGGCAAAGCACCGCCCGCCGTGGCCGCAGCCGACAAGGCCACCGACGGCCTGCTTTCCAAGCTCATTGAACGCGAGGAAATTGCCGGCAAAAAATTTGAACTGACGCCCCTGTTGGCTCCGCCGGGAATCGCAGCGGGCCAGTTATTGGTCGTCGGTTTGGGCGAGCGTGAAAAATTCAACCCCGGCGTTTCTTTTCGTGCTGCGGCCGCAGCCGCCAAACAATTGGCCGGCAAGAAACGCAAAACCGTGGCCTTCTTTCTGGGCGACACCAAGGCGGATCAGACTGAAGCGGCCGTCGCCGGCGCCATTGTCGGCTGCCAAGGACAAGATTTATATCGAGCCGAAAAAAAGCGGCAGCCGTTCGGCGAAATTTTATGGGCCGGCAGTGATGAAAAAACACTTGCCGCCGGTACTGCCATTGGCGAAAGCATGAATCTCACCCGCCGCCTCGTCAACGAGCCTCCCGACAACATTTACCCGGAAACCTTCGCCACGCAGGCACGTGAGGTAGCCAAAGCCCATAATTTGGCTTGCGAAATTTGGGATCAAGCCCGTCTGGAAAAAGAACGTTGCGGATCGTTGCTGGCTGTCGCCCGCGGTTCGGCGCGTGAGGCCCGACTAGTGATTTTGCGTTACCATGGTGGAAGCCCCGATGCGCCGAAATTGGCGCTGGTGGGCAAAGGCGTTACGTTTGATTCCGGCGGATTGTCACTCAAGCCGACCGATGGCATGCTAACCATGAAGTGCGACATGGCCGGCGCTGCCACGGTGTTGGGCGCGATGCAAGCCATCGCGCGGCTAAAGTTGCCGATCAACGTCGTTGGCCTGATGGGCTTGGTCGAAAACATGACCGGCCCGGCGGCGTTCAAATTGGGCGACGTGCTCACGGCTCGCAGCGGCAAAACCATCGAAGTTCACAACACCGACGCAGAAGGCCGGCTGGTGCTAGCCGATGTGCTGAACGTGGCTTTGGACGAAAAGCCGGCGAAAATCATCGATCTGGCCACACTCACCGGCGCCTGCATGGTTGCGCTGGGGACCGAAACTGTCGGCGCGATGACGAACAATCAACCGTGGTGCGATACAGTTCTCGATGCCGCCCGTCGTGTCGGCGAACCTGCTTGGCAGTTGCCCATGACGCCGGAAATTTACGACGAGCAAATCAAAAGCGACGTGGCCGACATCAAAAACGTGGGCGAGGGCCGCTGGGGCGGGGCGATCACCGCCGCGAAATTCTTAGAACAATTCGTGCACGATGTGCCGTGGACGCACCTGGACATCGCCGGACCGGCATTTCTGGAAAAACCCAAGCCCTGGTCTGATGGCGGCGCCAGCGCCTGCATGCTACGCACGCTGGTTGCAGTGGCGCGGCGCTGGAAATGA